One window from the genome of Scatophagus argus isolate fScaArg1 chromosome 13, fScaArg1.pri, whole genome shotgun sequence encodes:
- the lrrc24 gene encoding leucine-rich repeat-containing protein 24 has product MVLLWFSRLTLITLACILRLSVGCPSGCRCYSLTVECGSLGLKEIPQGVPSVTETIFLQDNAVVQIRLQDLTRLDSLHYLYLQNNSISALEPGAFLSQRHLLELALNGNLIHLVTPDMFRGLEHLRILYLAGNQITRVQDYTFRGLQRLQELHLQENSIELLAEEALSGLSSLALLDLSRNHLRTLGPSSLKPLISLQVLRVTENPWRCDCALGWLRTWIREDGQRLLSSAEQRRLMCSEPPRLSHLSLVEVAPNSLVCIPPVVQLEPSHLTVRLGESLRVSCQASGYPQPQVTWKKASHGKPQLSPRGLVQELGPNGELFRPGSGGVVTALPSSGAIKVGSGGGIQGLVRGAEEGGERDSFDPDMGSGMLFLSNVTVAHAGRYECEAWNPGGVARVTFHLAVNMSSSLYSSQFWPRLNTHSFVSSSSNSFYQPEVLDVSQELLYEQDSMDFSALGPATQTAIAIGISLLALTAILLLIMIYTRHQQYHKEEGGSYCNSKEESILYVNDYSDGPTTFAQLEEYRDNHGHEMYVLNRTKPVLGSTSSRCPMMTGFAQQKGMKEALLDHEMVQTLTRSGGMGLRRNPADGGEGPITTEPEELFLSQSLLFGSQVAYEIHC; this is encoded by the exons ATGGTCCTTTTGTGGTTCTCCAGACTCACCCTAATCACCCTGGCCTGCATCCTTCGATTATCTGTGGGCTGCCCCTCTGGCTGTCGCTGTTACAGCCTCACTGTGGAGTGCGGATCTCTTGGGCTCAAAGAAATCCCACAGGGTGTGCCCTCTGTCACTGAG ACCATCTTCCTCCAGGACAATGCTGTAGTGCAGATCCGTCTTCAGGACCTAACTCGGTTGGACAGTCTGCATTACCTTTATCTTCAGAATAACAGCATCTCAGCCCTGGAGCCTGGGGCGTTTCTCAGCCAGAGGCACCTACTGGAGCTGGCACTCAATGGGAACCTCATCCACCTGGTCACCCCTGACATGTTTCGGGGTCTAGAGCACCTCCGGATCCTGTATCTGGCTGGGAACCAGATCACTAGAGTACAGGACTACACTTTCAGGGGACTGCAG CGCCTGCAGGAACTCCACCTGCAGGAAAACAGCATAGAGCTGCTAGCAGAGGAAGCTCTGTCTGGCTTGTCATCTCTGGCTCTGCTGGACCTCAGCAGAAATCACCTCCGCACCCTGGGACCCTCGTCCCTCAAGCCTCTCATCAGCCTACAGGTGCTCCGTGTCACAG AGAACCCATGGCGCTGTGACTGTGCTCTGGGCTGGCTGAGAACCTGGATCAGAGAAGATGGACAGCGTCTGTTGAGCTCTGCTGAACAGCGTCGGCTCATGTGTTCTGAACCACCTCGCCTCTCTCACCTCAGCCTGGTGGAGGTGGCTCCAAACAGCCTGGTCTGCATCCCTCCCGTAGTACAGCTTGAGCCCAGCCACCTAACTGTGAGACTGGGGGAGAGTCTCCGTGTCTCCTGCCAGGCCTCAGGATATCCTCAACCTCAGGTGACATGGAAGAAAGCCTCCCATGGCAAGCCCCAGTTATCTCCTCGAGGCCTGGTCCAAGAGCTGGGACCTAATGGTGAGCTCTTCAGGCCTGGGTCTGGAGGAGTGGTGACAGCTCTGCCCAGCAGTGGAGCGATCAAGGTTGGAAGTGGTGGAGGAATCCAGGGGCTTGTGCGTGGTGCTGAAGAGGGCGGCGAGAGGGACAGCTTTGATCCAGACATGGGCAGCGGCATGCTGTTCCTCAGCAATGTGACTGTAGCGCATGCTGGGCGCTACGAGTGTGAAGCCTGGAACCCTGGTGGTGTAGCTCGAGTTACCTTTCATCTGGCTGTCAACATGTCCTCTTCCTTATATTCATCCCAGTTCTGGCCTCGTTTGAACACACActcctttgtttcctcttcatctaACTCCTTCTATCAACCTGAGGTTCTGGATGTCAGTCAGGAGCTGCTCTATGAACAGGACAGCATGGACTTCAGCGCTCTGGGTCCTGCCACGCAGACTGCCATTGCTATTGGTATCTCCTTGCTGGCACTCACTGCCATTCTGCTCTTGATTATGATCTACACTCGCCATCAGCAGTACCACAAAGAAGAAGGTGGTTCCTACTGTAACAGCAAGGAAGAGAGCATCCTCTATGTGAACGACTACTCCGATGGACCCACCACCTTTGCACAGCTGGAGGAGTACCGCGACAACCATGGCCACGAGATGTATGTACTGAACAGGACAAAGCCTGTCCTGGGCTCCACTTCATCCAGGTGTCCTATGATGACCGGGTTTGCCCAACAGAAAGGTATGAAGGAGGCTCTCCTGGACCATGAAATGGTGCAGACACTGACCAGATCAGGGGGAATGGGGCTTCGCAGAAACCCAGCAGATGGAGGAGAGGGACCCATAACAACAGAACCAGAGGAGCTCTTCCTCAGTCAGAGTCTCCTCTTTGGATCACAGGTTGCCTACGAGATCCATTGCTAA